The Pseudopipra pipra isolate bDixPip1 chromosome 6, bDixPip1.hap1, whole genome shotgun sequence genome includes a region encoding these proteins:
- the TMED10 gene encoding transmembrane emp24 domain-containing protein 10, with product MPMPMPMPMPMPPLPLPGRPRLGRASLLPLLLLLLLAGPARPISFQLPGKARKCLREEIHRDTLVTGEYEIGAPPGSSTGPSANLKITDSAGHILYAKEDATKGKFAFTTEDYDMFEACFESKLPVGTGRMPDQLVTLDMKHGVEAKNYEEIAKVEKLKPLEVELRRLEDLSESIVNDFAYMKKREEEMRDTNESTNTRVLYFSIFSMCCLIGLATWQVFYLRRFFKAKKLIE from the exons ATGCCGATGCCGATGCCGATGCCGATGCCGATGCCGCCGCTGCCCCTGCCCGGCCGCCCCCGCCTCGGGCGGGCCTCGCTCCTGCCGCtactcctgctgctcctgctcgcGGGTCCGGCGCGGCCCATCTCCTTCCAGCTGCCGGGCAAGGCGCGGAAGTGCCTGCGGGAGGAGATCCACCGCGACACGCTGGTCACGGGCGAGTACGAGATCGGCGCCCCGCCGGGCTCCTCCACCGGACCCTCCGCCAACCTCAAG ATAACTGACTCAGCTGGGCACATCCTGTACGCCAAGGAGGATGCCACTAAGGGCAAGTTTGCCTTCACCACTGAAGACTATGATATGTTTGAGGCCTGCTTTGAGAGCAAGCTTCCTGTGG GAACAGGGAGGATGCCGGACCAGCTCGTGACTCTGGATATGAAGCATGGTGTTGAAGCAAAGAACTACGAGGAG ATTGCTAAAGTGGAGAAGTTGAAGCCTCTGGAAGTAGAATTGAGGCGCTTGGAAGATCTTTCAGAGTCCATTGTTAACGACTTTGCCTATATGAAGAAGCGAGAAGAGGAGATGAGGGACACGAATG AGTCGACAAACACCCGGGTTCTGTACTTCAGCATTTTCTCCATGTGCTGTCTCATCGGACTGGCCACCTGGCAGGTTTTTTACCTGCGTCGCTTCTTCAAGGCCAAGAAGCTGATTGAGTAA